Part of the Streptomyces antimycoticus genome, GCACGATGGGGGCGGCCGCGTGACCGCCGCGCTGCGGGCCCGGCTCGGGGCGGCCGCGGGCGTCGCCATCCTCGGGCTGGTGCTGTGGCGGCTGGGCACCGGGGCCTTTGTGGACGGTCTGCGTACCATCGACGGCCTCACCCTGCTGGCGGCGCTCGGCCTCGGCCTGCTCACCACGGTCTTCAGCGCATGGCGCTGGTGTCTGGTGGCGCGGGGGCTGCGGATCCGGCTGCCGCTGGGTCCGGCCGTCGCCGACTACTACCGCGCGCTGTTCCTCAACGCCGCGCTGCCCGGTGGGGTCCTCGGCGATGTGCATCGGGCGGTGCGGCACGGGCGGGACGCGGGGGATGTCGGCCGGGGCGTACGCGCGGTGGTGCTGGAACGGGTCGCGGGCCAGGTGGTGCTGATCGCGGTGGGGGTGGCGATACTGCTGGCGCACCCCTCCCTGGCCCTGGAGCAGTTGGGCCGGCCGGCCGGCGGCCTCGGCGGCCGGACGGTGTGGGCGGCGGTGCTCGCGGGGTGCGTCGCACTGCTCGTGACCGTGGCCGTCCGGCGCCGCCGCACGGCGCCGGTGACCGCGCGGCGGCGGGGCGCGGTCCGCGGCGCGCTGGCCGAGGCGCGCCGCGGGCTGCTGGCCCGGGGAAGCTGGCCGGGGGTGGTGGTCTCCTCGGTCGTGGTGCTGGCCGGGCATCTGACGACGTTCGTCCTCGCCGCCCGGGCCGCGGGGTCAGACGCTCCGCTGACCGAGCTGCTGCCCCTGATGGTGCTCGCCCTGATCGCCATGGCGCTGCCGCTGAACGTCGGCGGCTGGGGCCCCCGCGAGGGCGTCACCGCCTGGGCCTTCGGCGCCGCGGGCCTCGGCGCGAGTCAGGGGCTGACCGTGGCCGTGGTCTACGGGGTGCTCACCTTCGCCGCGAGCCTCCCCGGTGTCGCGGTGCTGGCCGTCCAGTGGGGCGCCCGGCTGCGGGGCCGTCAGGTCGAGTTCGAAGAGGGTGTCCTCACCGAGGGTGGAGCGGCGGACGGGCGGGCGCAGCGCGTCCCGCATGACCGGCGTCCCGTCGAAGCGCAGCCCGGGGATGCCGTCGCCGAGCAGCACCGGGGCCACGGTGACATAGAGCCGGTGCAGCGCCCCCGCGTGCAGGAAGCGGGACACGGTGACGCCGCCGCCCTCGATGAGCACCCGGCCCAGTCCGCGCCGCGCGAGCGCCCGCACCAGCTGGTGGGGGGCAAAGGCGTCGGGCTCCGTGAGCGTCAGCAGCTCCACCCCGTCCGGTGGCGCCGGCCGGCGCTCGCCGGTGGCTCCCACCACCCACAGGGTCGGAGCTGAGCCATCGGTGAACGCGCGTCGGTCGAGCGGCACCCGTCCGCGGGGATCGAGGACGACCCGTACCGGGTGGGTGCCCGCGCAGGCGCGGACGGTCAGCTGGGGGTCGTCCGCGACGGCGGTGCCGGCCCCGACGACCACCGCGTCGGCCAGGGCGCGCAGCCGGTGGAGATGGCGGCGGTCCTCCTCGCCGGTGACATAGTCGGCGTCGCCGGTGCGGGTGGCGATGAATCCGTCCAGGCTCTGACCGAGCTGAGCGATCGTCAGCCGCGGCCCGGCCAGGCACAGCGGGAGATAGCGGTCGACCAGGAGCCGGGCCTCCGGCGAGGCGGGCTCACTCCACCGCCGTCTGCCGTCCGGGCCCCGGACCAGACCGGCGTCCCCGGCATCCGCCTCGCTCCGGACGGAGCACAGCCGCTCCCAGGCCTCTTCCGTCTCCAGAAAGGTCATCACGCCTCCTTCTCGGCACCGACCAGGGAAAGATACTCGGCGAAGGAATCGACAAGCCCGGCCAGCACTTCCTTTCCCTTATCCGCGGACGCCCTGGACGGCCGGCCGATGACGCCGGACTCCGTATAGGCGGACATACCGAGGGTGAGCAGATGTTTCCGATCGTCGGATATCCAGTCGGAGGTTTCATGACCGGGCCGGACGAGTTCTGGATGGGCATGCAGGAGTATGGATGTCTCCAGTTCCCCCGCATGCATATCGCTGTTGGACGGGGTGCGTACTCCGGCGCGGGTCCTGGCGGCACCCCAGTCCGCCGATCCGGGGAATAGCGCCATACCGAAGTCACCCCTGGCGGATTCCTGAACGATGTTGCGCAGTACGTAATTTCCGCCGTGTCCGTTCACCAGAATCAGACCGCGTATACCCGAGCGCCGGAGCGAGTCCGCGATATCGCGGACCACGGCGTAGAGGGTGGCCGCGGACAGGGATATCGTGCCTGGCCAGGCGGCATGTTCATGGGAGCAGGAGATCGTCACCGGGGGCAGGTGAAGCACCGGATAGACGGCCGCGATCTCGCCTGCGATCGTGCCGGCGATGACCGTGTCGGTCGCCAGTGGGAGAAATGCGCCGTGTTGTTCGAAGCTGCCTACGGGAAGCACGGCGACTTCGGCCCGGTCGGCCCGCACTTCCTCCGTCGTCTGTGTCGGCAACACCATGCCGACCTGCGGGCGCGTTCCCGAACCGCTCATATCTCGTGGACCTTTCCTGTGTCGGCCGGACAGCTTGTTGCCCCGGCTTTGTCATTCTCCTGTACAAGGGCGGTGGTTTTCCAGATAAGATCGGGACATGACAGAAAGTGATGGCGTGTTCGATGTCGACGCCCGCCCCTCGGGTGTCGAACGAGTGGTGAATGTCCGGCTGTCCACGAAGCATGGCGACTTTCTCGCGATCGGCTATCGGGACCTCGTTCGCGGTGATGAACAAATGGCGCTGGTATACGGCGATGTCACCGGCGAGGAAGCGCTTACCCGCCTGCATTCGGAGTGCCTCACCGGAGACGCGTTCGGCTCCCGTCACTGCGAGTGCGGCGACCAGCTCTCCGCGGCGCTGAAGGCGATCGTGGCCGAAGGCCGGGGCATTCTCGTCTATCTGAGGGGTCATGAGGGACGCGGGATCGGGCTGCTCGCCAAGCTCCAGGCGATGAAGCTCCAGGCGGAGGGGCTCGACACCGTCGAGGCCAACCTCGCCCTCGGCCTGCCGGCGGACGCCCGGGACTACAAGGTGGCGGCGGATGTCCTGCACGACCTCGAGGTGCGCTCCGTGCGGCTGCTGTCCAACAACCCCCAGAAGCGGGACGCGCTGCTGCGGCACGGCGTCAGGGTCAGCGAGCAAGTGCCGCTGCTGATGACTCCGCACAAGGAGAACCTCCCGTATCTGCTCACCAAGCGGGATCGCATGGACCACTATCTGCCCCATCTGGAAGCCGTGATCCAGCGCACCTGAAGAAGACCCTGACCCGGGGGCCGCGGCCCCGTCCACCGGCGTCGGCCGGGCGCGAGCCGCGGCCCGCTATCGGTGTGGCCATACCGCCGAACGGGCGGTCAGTGCCCATATGTCCGAGAATGGGGGTACCGCGTGACGTTCCGACGGACGACGATCAAGGGTAGGGACCATGGACCTGGAGATCGAGCTCCGGGTGGACGGGACCGAGCACCGCCTCACCGTCGACACCCGTACGACGCTGCTGGACGCCCTGCGCGAGCAGCTGGGGAACACCAGCCCCAAAAAGGGCTGCGACCACGGACAGTGCGGCGCCTGCACCCTGCTGCTCGACGGCCGCCGGATCCTCGGCTGCCTCGCGCTGGCCGTCGCCCACCAGGGCGCGGACATCGTCACGGCGGCGGGGCTCACCAACGGTGAGCTGCATCCGCTCCAGCAGTCCTTCATCGCCCATGACGCCTTCCAGTGCGGCTACTGCACACCCGGCCAGATCGTCTCGGCGGCCGGCATGCTGCAGGAGGCCGGGGAGGGCTGGCCGAGTGCCGCGAGCAAGGATCTGGGCGCCACCGATGTGGTGCTCGACGACGAGGAGATCGCCGAGCGGATGAGCGGCAACCTGTGCCGCTGCGCCGCGTACGCGAACATCGTCCCGGCGATCGCGGAGGTGGCGCACCGATGAGGCCCTTTCGCTACGAGCGCGCCGATGAGGTGTCGGCGGCCGTCACCACCCTGGTCGAGGAGCCCGAGGCGGCCTATCTGGCCGGCGGGACCAATCTGGTCGATCTGATGCGGCTGGAGGTGGCGACCCCGGAGCTGCTGATCGACGTCCGGCGGCTCACCTCCGACCGGATCGAGGAGCTGCCCGACGGCGGGCTGCGGATCGGCGCGGCCGTGCCCAACAGCGATCTGGCCGCCGACTCCCGGGTCCGGCGGCGCTATCCGGTGCTCTCCCAGGCGCTGCTCTCGGGCGCCTCGGGCCAGCTGCGCAACCTCGCCACCACCGGCGGGAATCTGCTGCAGCGCACCCGCTGCCCGTACTTCCAGAACGTCACCACCGCCTGCAACAAGCGCACACCGGGCGCGGGCTGTTCGGCCATGGAGGGCTATCAGCGCGATATGGCGATCCTGGGCGCCTCCCCCACCTGCGTGGCCACCCACCCCTCGGACATGGCCGTCGCGCTGGCCGCGCTGGACGCGGTCGTGACGGTGGCCGGCCCGGCGTCCGAGCGGCGGATCCCGCTGACCGACCTGCACCGGCTGCCGGAGGCCAACCCCGAGCGGGACACCGTCCTGGAGCGCGGTGAGCTGATCACCGGGGTGGAGCTGCCGCCCCCGCACGCCGCGCTCCGCTCGCGCTACCGCAAGGTTCGCGACCGCGCCTCGTACGCCTTCGCGCTGGTCTCGGTCGCCGCCGCGCTGGAGGTCACCGACGGGGCGGTACGGGACGCGCGCATCGCGCTGGGCGGGGTGGCGCACAAGCCCTGGCGGGCCATCACGGCCGAGGCGGTGCTGCGCGGCGCGCCCGCGACCCGGGAGAGCTTCGTGGACGCGGCGGCGGCCGAGCTGTCCGCGGCGCGGCCGCTGCCGGGCAACGCCTTCAAGGTTCCGCTCGCCCGCAACACGATGGTCGCCACCCTGCTGGAGCTGCTGGAGGAGGCGCGATGAGCCACGTCACAGCCCGCCCCCACGCCATCGGCATCCCGATGGACCGCATCGACGGCGCGCAGAAGGTCACCGGCACCGCCACCTACGCCTATGAATGGCCCCTCGACCAGCCCGTCTATCTGTATCCGCTGCAGTCCACGATCGCCTCCGGGCGGGTCACCGGGGTGGACAGCGCGCTCGCGGAGGCGGAGCCGGGAGTGCTGGCCGTGCTCAGCCATCTCAACGCCCCCACGCTGACCCGGCCCGACGATCCGGAGCTCGCGGTCCTGCAGTCCGACGAGGTCGCCTGGCGCGGCCAGTTCATCGGGGCGATCGTCGCCGAGTCCCTGGAGACCGCGCGCCGCGCGGCGGGGCTCGTCCGCGTCGACTACGAGAGCCGGCCCCCCGATGTGGTGCTGCGCGCCGACCGCGACGACCTCTACTCCCCGGTGCACGCCGCCACCTTCGGCACCGGCGGCGGAGAGCTGCAGGACGGCTCGCCGGCCGACAGTGTGCTGGGGGACGTCGATACGGCTCTGGCGGCGTCGCCGACCATGGTGGACACCACGTACTCCACGCCGATGTACCACAACAACCCGATGGAGCCGCACACCGCCGTGGTCACCTGGCTGAACGGCGAGCTGCTGGTGCGCTGCTCCACCCAGGGCGTCTCCCTGAGCCAGGCCCTGATCTCCGGGGTGCTGGGGCTGGAGCCGGGACGGGTGCGGGTGGTCTCCCCGCATGTGGGGGCGCGTTCGGCTCGAAGGTCTACCCCCACGCGTATGCCGTCCTCGCCGCGATGGCCGCCCGGATCGTGCGGAGGCCGGTCAAGTTCACCCTCACCCGGCAGCAGATGTTCGCCCTGGTCGGCTACCGTCCGGCGTCGATCCAGCGGATCCGGCTGGGCGCCGGACGGGACGGCAGGCTCACCGCGCTGGCCCACGATGTGATCGAGCAGACCGCCAAGGCCAAGGGGTATGCGGAACAGGTGGGCGTCTGCTCCCGGATGATGTACGCGGCGCCGCACCGGCGCACCACCCACCGGCTGGCCCCGCTGGATGTCCCGGTTCCGACGATCATGCGGGCGCCGGGCGAGGCGCAGGGGATGTACGCGCTGGAGTCGGCCATGGACGAGATGGCGATCGCCTGCGGTCTTGACCCGGTGGAGTTCCGGATCCGCAATGAGCCGGAGGTGGCCCCGGAGTCCGGACTGCCGTTCTCCAGCCGCCATCTGACCGACTGTCTGCGCGAGGGCGCCCGCCGGGCCGGATGGGAGCACCGCGACCCGACCCCCGGGCGCGCCGCGAGGGGCGCTGGCTGGTGGGCACCGGCGTGGCCGTCTCGACGTATCCCTCCCCCCGCTTCCCCGGCAACGCGGCCACCATCCGGATCGGCCCGGACGGCCGCTACACGGTGCGGATCGCCGCCGCCGACATGGGCACCGGCACCTGGACGGCGCTCACCCAGATCGCCGCGGACGCGCTGAGCGTCCCGGTCGGGCAGGTGGAGATGCGGATCGGGGACACGGCGCTGCCGGCCGCGTCGGTCGCCGGGTTCTCGGCCGGGATCAACAGCTGGGGCACCGCGATCTGGGAGGCGGCGGACCAGTTGCGGGCCCGGCTGCGGTCCGAACACGGCGGTATCGCGCCGCCGGAGGGGCTGGAGGTCACCGCGGAGATGCCCGGCGGCAACCCGGACGCCGAGCGCTATGCGATGCACAGCTTCGGCGCCCAGTTCGCCGAGGTGCGGGTCGACGAGGACACCGGTGAGCTGCGGGTGACGCGGCTGCTGGGGATGTTCGACGTGGGCCGGGTCATCAACCCCAAGACGGCCCGCTCCCAGCTCATCGGCGGGATGACCCAGGGGATGTCGATGGCGCTGTACGAACACAGTGTGCTCGACCCGCGGTTCGGCCATGTGGTCAACCACGACTTCGCCCAGTACCACATCGCCTCCCACGCCGATGTCCACGCGGTCGAGGCCCACTGGCTGGACGAGCCCGATCCGTACACCAACCCCATGGGGCCAAGGGCCTCGGCGAGGTGGGCATCGTGGGCACCGCCGCGGCCATCGGCAACGCCGTGCACCACGCCACCGGTGTCCGGGTCCGCGAACTGCCCATCACCCTCGACAAGCTGGTGTCCTAGCCATGGCCCCGGCACCGATCCTGGTGACCGGCGCCGCGGGGAGCGTCGGAGGCATCGGCCGCACCGTGGTGGAGGAGCTGCGCCGACGCGATCTGCCGGTACGGGCCATGGTCCACCGGGAGGACGAGCGGGCCGACGCCCTGCGGACGACGGGCGCGGAGGTGGTGGCGGGCGATCTGACCCGCGCCCCGGATGTGGTCCGGGCGCTGGACGGCTGCGGACGGATGTACTTCGGCATGAGCGTGTCGCCGGGGTATCTGGAGGCCACGGTGACGACGGCGGCGGTCGCGCGCGCATACGCGCGGCTGGAAGTGCTGGTCAACATGTCGCAGATGACGGTCTCCCAGATGGACTTCACCAGCACCGCGGAGTCCGATCAGCACCGGCTGCAGTGGCTGGGCGAACAGGCCCTCGACTGGTCCGGGCTGCCCGTCACCCACCTCAGGCCCACCGTCTTCATGGAGAATCCGCTCTTCTCGGTCTTCGTCTACTCCTCCATCGCACAGGAGGGCACGATCCGGCTGCCGTTCGGCACCGGGCGCACCTCCCCGGTCGCGGCCGGGGACGTCGCCGCGGTGGTGACGGAGATCCTGGTGGACCCCACCTCGCACATCGGCAAGACCTACCATCTGACCGGCCCGGCCTCCGTCGGCATGACCACCATGGCCGCGGAGTTCGCCGACGCGCTCGGCCGGCCGATCAGCTATGTCGACGTCTCCTACGAAGCCTGGGTCAACCACGATCTGCGGGCCCTGGGCCTGCCCGACCACGTCTTCCAGCATCTGGCGACCATGGCCCGGCTGCACGCGGAGAACCGCTACGATCGCCGGACCGACGACATCGAGACGATCACGGGGAGGCCCGCGACCGGGGTGCGGGAATTCGTCGGCACCCATCCCGAGATGTTCACGGCCTGAGAGCGGATGGGACGAGAGGGTACGCACGTAGGAACGGAATCGCGGTGCGAGTACTGCTGGGCATCATCGGCGCCGTCATCGTGCTGGGCATCTTCGCCTCGGTGCTGCGCACCCTGGTCATTCCCCGGCCCACCCCCGCCGGTTTCACCGGCTTCGTCCAGCGCTCGGTGAACCGGCCGTTCCGGTTCATGGCCGACCGGTTGCAGGGCGTCGAGGCGAAGGACCGGGTGCTGGCCCCGGTGGCGCCGGTGTCCATCGTGATCACACTGCTGGGCTGGCTGCTCTCCTTCATGCTCGGCTACGGGCTGCTGGAGGCCGCGGTGAGCGGGCTGGACGTCCATGACGCGCTGTACGAGGCCGGGTCCTCGCTCTTCACCCTCGGCTTCGCCAGCAGCCGCCGGGCCAGCCTGACCGCCATCGACTTCTGCGCGGCGGCCACCGGCCCCATCGTGGTCGGCCTGCAGATCGGCTATCTGCCCACCCTCTACAACGCCTATCAGCGCCGCGAGACCGAGGTCACCCTGCTGCAGACCCGGGCCGGCGCGCCGCCCTGGGGTCCGCAGATCCTCGCCCGCTACGCCCAGGTCGAGCTGCTGGACGACATCGGCGACCTCTTCCGCGGCTGGGAGCGGTGGTGCGCCGTGGTGAGCGAGACCCACACCACCTATCCGATCCTCATCCACTTCCGCTCCCCCAAGGCCGACCGCAACTGGCTGATCGCCCTGCTGGCGGTGCTGGACGCGGGCGCGCTGCGGCTGGCCTTCAACCCCTCCCAGCCCCAGGCCGAAACCCGGCTGGCGCTGCGCGCGGGCTACGTCTGCCTGCGCGACATCGCCGATATCCGCGGCATCCCGTACGACGCGGACCCGCACCCGGAGGATCCGGTGCGGCTCGGCTACGCGGACTTCCTGCGCGGGGTGGAACAGATGCGCGCCTACGGCTATCCGATGGAGCGCACCGCGGAGCAGGCGTGGCCGCACTTCCGCGGCTGGCGGGTGAACTACGAGACGCTCGCCTACCGACTGGCCCAGGACATCGACGCGGTCCCGGCCCCCTGGTCGGGCCCGCGCCGCACCCCCCTGTCGGTCCGGTCCCCGGTGACCCCGATCGACCGGCGTCCGACGGGGTAGGCCCGATGCGGCGGACGGTCCGCGGTCCCGTGGCGCCCGGCCCCGGGGCGGCCGGTCTCAGTCGGCCCAGGCACCGCTCCCGGCGGTCTCGCGGACGTAGTCGGCGAAGTCCCGGGGCGCACGGCCCAGGACGCGGTGGACGCCGTCCCCCAGACGCGCGTTGCGCCCGTCCAGCAAGGTGGCGAACAGGTCGGTCAGAAACGCCCCCAGCTCGTCCGGCAGCCCGTGGTCGCGCACCAGCGCGGCCCCGTACTCCTCGGCGGGGACCGGCACATAGCGCACCGCGCGGCCCGTCGCCCCGGCGATCTCCGCGGCCGCCTCGGCGAAGGTCAGCAGCCTCGGCCCGGTGATCTCGTAGCTCCGGCCCGCGTGTCCGTCCCCGGTCAGCGCCGCGACCGCGACCTCGGCGATGTCGTCGGCGTCCACGAAGGGCTCCTTCACGTCCCCGGCCGGGAAGACGATCTCGCCGTCGAGCACACCGCTGCGCAGGATGCCCTCGTCGAAGTTCTGGAAGAACCAACTCGCCCGCAGCACGGTCCACTCCACACCCGGCACCCGCACCGCCTCCTCGGCGGGCAGCGCGGCCTCCACGCCCCGGGCGGAGAGCAGCACCAGCCGCCGGGTGCCGCTCCCGGCCGCCCGTTCGGCGAAGGCGCGGAGGGTGGCGGCGGCGCCCGGGTCGCAGACGTCGGGGTAGTAGGCGAGGTACGCCGCGGCGGCGCCGTCCAGCGCGGGTTCCCAGGTGCGCGGGTCCTCCCAGTCGAAGGGCGTCTCGCCGGACCGGGAGCCGATCCGCACCGGGTGCCCGGCCCGGATCAGCCGGTCCGCGACCCGGCGGCCGGTCTTGCCGGTGCCGCCGAGCACCAGGACGGTCGTCGGGTCGGCGGGCTGTGCCGGCGCGTGCTGTGTTTCCGTGTGGTGTGTCGTCATACGGCCAGTCAACTCGCGGGCGGTGAGACGGGCCATGGCCGAGAGGCTCGGCCGCATAAGCGAGCGTCTACGC contains:
- a CDS encoding NmrA family NAD(P)-binding protein, which codes for MAPAPILVTGAAGSVGGIGRTVVEELRRRDLPVRAMVHREDERADALRTTGAEVVAGDLTRAPDVVRALDGCGRMYFGMSVSPGYLEATVTTAAVARAYARLEVLVNMSQMTVSQMDFTSTAESDQHRLQWLGEQALDWSGLPVTHLRPTVFMENPLFSVFVYSSIAQEGTIRLPFGTGRTSPVAAGDVAAVVTEILVDPTSHIGKTYHLTGPASVGMTTMAAEFADALGRPISYVDVSYEAWVNHDLRALGLPDHVFQHLATMARLHAENRYDRRTDDIETITGRPATGVREFVGTHPEMFTA
- a CDS encoding creatininase family protein — its product is MSGSGTRPQVGMVLPTQTTEEVRADRAEVAVLPVGSFEQHGAFLPLATDTVIAGTIAGEIAAVYPVLHLPPVTISCSHEHAAWPGTISLSAATLYAVVRDIADSLRRSGIRGLILVNGHGGNYVLRNIVQESARGDFGMALFPGSADWGAARTRAGVRTPSNSDMHAGELETSILLHAHPELVRPGHETSDWISDDRKHLLTLGMSAYTESGVIGRPSRASADKGKEVLAGLVDSFAEYLSLVGAEKEA
- a CDS encoding 2Fe-2S iron-sulfur cluster-binding protein, producing the protein MDLEIELRVDGTEHRLTVDTRTTLLDALREQLGNTSPKKGCDHGQCGACTLLLDGRRILGCLALAVAHQGADIVTAAGLTNGELHPLQQSFIAHDAFQCGYCTPGQIVSAAGMLQEAGEGWPSAASKDLGATDVVLDDEEIAERMSGNLCRCAAYANIVPAIAEVAHR
- a CDS encoding FAD binding domain-containing protein, with the protein product MRPFRYERADEVSAAVTTLVEEPEAAYLAGGTNLVDLMRLEVATPELLIDVRRLTSDRIEELPDGGLRIGAAVPNSDLAADSRVRRRYPVLSQALLSGASGQLRNLATTGGNLLQRTRCPYFQNVTTACNKRTPGAGCSAMEGYQRDMAILGASPTCVATHPSDMAVALAALDAVVTVAGPASERRIPLTDLHRLPEANPERDTVLERGELITGVELPPPHAALRSRYRKVRDRASYAFALVSVAAALEVTDGAVRDARIALGGVAHKPWRAITAEAVLRGAPATRESFVDAAAAELSAARPLPGNAFKVPLARNTMVATLLELLEEAR
- the ribA gene encoding GTP cyclohydrolase II, whose amino-acid sequence is MTESDGVFDVDARPSGVERVVNVRLSTKHGDFLAIGYRDLVRGDEQMALVYGDVTGEEALTRLHSECLTGDAFGSRHCECGDQLSAALKAIVAEGRGILVYLRGHEGRGIGLLAKLQAMKLQAEGLDTVEANLALGLPADARDYKVAADVLHDLEVRSVRLLSNNPQKRDALLRHGVRVSEQVPLLMTPHKENLPYLLTKRDRMDHYLPHLEAVIQRT
- a CDS encoding NAD(P)H-binding protein, with translation MTTHHTETQHAPAQPADPTTVLVLGGTGKTGRRVADRLIRAGHPVRIGSRSGETPFDWEDPRTWEPALDGAAAAYLAYYPDVCDPGAAATLRAFAERAAGSGTRRLVLLSARGVEAALPAEEAVRVPGVEWTVLRASWFFQNFDEGILRSGVLDGEIVFPAGDVKEPFVDADDIAEVAVAALTGDGHAGRSYEITGPRLLTFAEAAAEIAGATGRAVRYVPVPAEEYGAALVRDHGLPDELGAFLTDLFATLLDGRNARLGDGVHRVLGRAPRDFADYVRETAGSGAWAD